In Chryseobacterium lactis, a single genomic region encodes these proteins:
- a CDS encoding condensation domain-containing protein, which yields MKRRLLFGERMLLGDGTEPFNAVIPFRLRGTFKLEDIKRALSKIQHKHPWLRALIAHDEKNVPWFDVPESTISIPVRILARQHEDQWQEESKREWRTPFNYEKLPLIRFVWIKGENVSDMLFAFHHCLCDGGSAMAFLYEFLQVLDNPSADIGVEKPILGIQDVVPAKILNSRRQKLKAKFIGRLAATAIKYIPVGKKAVERQNDYLMHWKFDQKTSRELVSYCKSNKVTVNTFLCAAVLQAFKKVKGTAAFNKVSCPVDIRRFATQIKNDHIFAFGLMIVVSANEKMGFLENVRSMQEAVAKKTAKLNPYITMMVMESGHDALNNFTKLLKNGKSSNDCMFSNLGRIQIPHQYKEFTVDTIFSPSVIGPLGNTTTLVVSTYREEMDFSFVGSEGYLPHAEALAIRDEIVKTVHQQIEYLVVS from the coding sequence ATGAAAAGACGACTGTTATTTGGCGAACGCATGCTTTTGGGAGATGGCACAGAACCTTTTAATGCTGTTATTCCCTTCAGGCTGAGAGGTACCTTCAAATTAGAAGATATCAAGAGAGCTTTATCCAAGATTCAACATAAACATCCCTGGCTCAGGGCGCTCATTGCTCATGATGAGAAAAACGTTCCCTGGTTTGATGTTCCTGAATCTACGATATCCATTCCGGTAAGAATTCTTGCCCGTCAACACGAAGACCAGTGGCAGGAAGAATCAAAAAGAGAATGGCGTACTCCATTTAACTATGAAAAACTTCCTTTGATCCGTTTTGTATGGATTAAAGGGGAAAATGTTTCCGATATGCTGTTTGCGTTCCACCATTGTTTATGCGATGGTGGTTCTGCGATGGCTTTTTTATATGAATTTTTGCAGGTATTAGACAACCCTTCTGCCGATATTGGTGTTGAAAAGCCTATTCTGGGTATTCAGGATGTGGTTCCGGCCAAGATTCTCAATAGTCGCAGACAGAAACTGAAGGCGAAGTTTATCGGCCGTCTGGCAGCCACCGCTATTAAGTATATTCCTGTGGGTAAAAAAGCAGTTGAGCGACAAAACGATTATCTGATGCACTGGAAATTTGACCAGAAAACAAGCCGCGAACTGGTTTCTTATTGTAAATCGAATAAAGTTACAGTGAACACCTTTTTGTGTGCGGCAGTCCTGCAGGCATTTAAAAAAGTAAAAGGAACAGCTGCTTTTAATAAAGTTTCATGTCCTGTAGATATCCGGCGTTTTGCCACTCAGATTAAAAACGATCATATTTTCGCCTTCGGATTGATGATCGTGGTTTCAGCAAATGAAAAAATGGGCTTTCTGGAGAATGTACGTTCTATGCAGGAAGCGGTAGCCAAAAAAACGGCTAAACTCAATCCGTATATCACGATGATGGTCATGGAATCCGGACATGATGCTCTGAATAATTTCACGAAGCTCCTAAAAAATGGAAAGTCATCGAATGACTGTATGTTTTCCAATCTGGGACGCATCCAGATTCCGCATCAGTACAAAGAATTTACGGTAGATACAATCTTCAGTCCTTCTGTAATTGGGCCGTTGGGAAATACGACTACCCTTGTTGTATCGACCTACCGCGAAGAAATGGATTTTTCTTTTGTAGGAAGTGAAGGCTATTTGCCACATGCAGAAGCATTGGCGATTCGCGATGAGATTGTAAAGACTGTTCACCAGCAAATTGAA